The Helicobacter mustelae genome has a segment encoding these proteins:
- a CDS encoding chorismate-binding protein → MFFDFHLKTQGQIQIQKIPSHSLTPIMILQDLKAKALLESAYQETGKGRYSLMLLSPAFCLIKENDAYFLLENQTKTSLSAMDPSKDFLDWVEFFGSLSPEAKTQDFPLPMRGIGYLGFEFFQEIEGIKNHKKKSMQTYECAFLFGRDFLIFDHLHDCAYLVSINYAKEKSPLDLLKRIKKLEEKIKNLSPKDLEQDFHPSKILSPSPKEDFLEMVEKIKKEITAGNLLQCVASTSMQIQSALPPIDAYKRLRQNNPSPYMFYFDFGGFQLFGTSPEMMIKIHQQKILIAPIAGTRKRGKNTAQDLALEAELKNDEKENAEHLMLLDLARNDIGKVAKIGSVEVTKFKNIERYSQVMHIVSQVEGDFDGSYSHKDAIFATFPAGTVSGAPKIQAIKTLYALEPHQRGIYGGLIGYFDGNGNFDSAITIRTAVYQNGIYHLQAGAGIVQDSRGELEFLETQNKMRALTSAILQEKGE, encoded by the coding sequence ATGTTTTTTGACTTCCATCTCAAGACTCAAGGACAAATCCAGATCCAAAAAATCCCATCCCACAGCCTAACCCCCATCATGATCTTACAAGATCTCAAAGCCAAGGCACTGCTAGAATCTGCCTACCAAGAAACCGGAAAGGGTCGCTATTCGCTGATGCTGCTATCCCCTGCCTTTTGTCTCATCAAAGAAAATGATGCTTATTTTTTGCTAGAAAATCAGACAAAAACAAGTCTTAGCGCCATGGATCCTAGCAAGGATTTTTTGGATTGGGTGGAATTTTTTGGCTCCCTTTCTCCAGAGGCAAAAACTCAAGATTTTCCACTGCCAATGCGCGGCATAGGCTATCTTGGATTTGAATTTTTCCAAGAAATTGAAGGAATCAAAAACCACAAAAAGAAAAGTATGCAAACCTATGAATGTGCATTTTTGTTTGGTAGAGATTTTTTGATCTTTGATCATCTGCATGATTGTGCCTATCTTGTTAGCATCAATTATGCCAAGGAAAAAAGCCCTCTTGATCTCTTAAAACGCATAAAAAAGCTAGAGGAAAAAATCAAAAACCTTAGCCCCAAGGATTTGGAACAAGATTTCCATCCTAGCAAAATCCTCTCCCCCAGCCCCAAGGAGGATTTCCTAGAGATGGTAGAAAAAATCAAAAAAGAAATTACTGCGGGCAATCTTTTGCAATGCGTGGCATCTACTAGCATGCAAATCCAAAGCGCCCTACCCCCCATTGATGCCTACAAGCGCCTGCGTCAAAACAATCCTAGCCCTTATATGTTTTATTTTGATTTTGGAGGATTTCAACTCTTTGGCACAAGCCCAGAAATGATGATAAAAATCCATCAACAAAAAATCCTCATTGCCCCCATCGCAGGTACGCGCAAACGTGGGAAAAACACCGCCCAAGATCTGGCACTAGAGGCAGAACTCAAAAATGATGAAAAAGAAAATGCTGAGCATTTAATGCTCCTAGATCTTGCTAGAAATGACATCGGAAAGGTAGCCAAGATCGGTAGCGTGGAAGTCACGAAGTTTAAAAACATTGAGCGCTATTCCCAAGTGATGCACATCGTCTCACAGGTGGAGGGGGATTTTGATGGATCTTATAGTCACAAAGATGCGATTTTTGCGACATTCCCTGCAGGCACGGTGAGTGGAGCGCCAAAGATCCAGGCCATCAAAACCCTCTATGCACTAGAACCCCATCAGCGCGGTATCTATGGCGGCCTCATTGGATATTTTGATGGCAATGGCAATTTTGACAGCGCCATCACCATTCGCACCGCAGTCTATCAAAATGGCATCTACCATCTACAAGCGGGCGCTGGGATCGTGCAAGACTCAAGGGGTGAGCTAGAGTTTTTGGAGACGCAAAATAAAATGCGCGCGCTTACTAGCGCAATCTTGCAAGAAAAGGGAGAGTGA
- a CDS encoding TolC family protein codes for MAKRFLWIVLVCMIGAHAANLDDTEQLSIMADIRELQKGAVKKYALQDLLKAADSNYSLQSKALATLQSKKDVMIQTLRGFIPSVNIKYKFNNNERTQSIYRNYNTQQGLGTFTFNLFNGYADINAIKEKNATYLSKLADEGYTRENIYLQVAQQYYGYFDNLVRLISLQKKFRQIQSDVARVDKLYTQGLSPIDDLESLKAQASQSEYQIANAKLAIEQNKLMLELLTNLKVEGLIFSKIRMPNFGLQDRLDIISLNEQINVLRYQNKQMHFYPVVDLDDTFTYNIEKPAFARGPLSYIYPTIQNSFGATVTMKVLDNVGLSIQKQSTRIAQLSNEKMLTYKKLEQKKDEELYRMTLEIAQKQIQSARDNLKSASIAFESKKKKYEANLITFTEYLQALSMKFDAESTFNQSINNFEFQKANYIFYSGQKIKNYIN; via the coding sequence ATGGCAAAAAGATTTTTATGGATTGTCTTGGTGTGTATGATTGGCGCACATGCTGCAAATTTAGATGATACAGAGCAGTTAAGCATTATGGCAGATATTCGTGAGTTGCAAAAAGGCGCGGTCAAAAAATACGCTCTGCAGGATTTGTTGAAAGCCGCAGATTCCAATTATTCTCTGCAAAGCAAAGCCCTAGCGACTCTACAAAGCAAAAAAGATGTGATGATTCAGACGCTGCGTGGATTTATCCCATCAGTGAATATCAAATACAAATTCAACAACAATGAGCGTACGCAGAGCATCTATCGAAACTATAACACCCAACAGGGTTTGGGGACTTTTACATTCAATCTCTTTAATGGCTATGCAGACATCAATGCCATTAAAGAAAAAAATGCCACCTATCTCTCCAAGCTAGCAGATGAGGGCTACACAAGGGAAAATATCTATCTGCAAGTCGCGCAGCAGTATTATGGGTATTTTGATAATTTGGTACGACTTATTTCGCTACAAAAAAAATTCCGCCAAATCCAATCAGATGTGGCAAGGGTGGACAAGCTCTATACCCAGGGGCTTTCTCCCATTGATGATCTAGAATCACTCAAGGCCCAAGCCTCTCAGAGTGAGTACCAAATCGCCAATGCAAAGCTAGCAATCGAGCAAAATAAATTGATGTTAGAGCTTCTGACCAATCTCAAAGTCGAGGGACTGATCTTTAGCAAGATTCGCATGCCCAATTTTGGATTGCAGGACCGACTCGACATTATTTCACTCAATGAGCAGATTAATGTATTGCGATACCAAAACAAGCAGATGCATTTTTATCCCGTCGTGGATCTGGATGACACCTTTACCTATAACATCGAAAAACCAGCATTTGCAAGAGGGCCACTCTCCTACATCTACCCAACCATCCAAAATTCTTTTGGAGCCACAGTGACCATGAAGGTTTTGGATAATGTAGGACTTAGCATCCAAAAACAATCCACCAGGATCGCCCAGCTCTCCAATGAAAAAATGCTCACCTACAAAAAACTCGAACAAAAAAAAGATGAAGAGCTCTATCGCATGACGCTAGAAATCGCCCAAAAGCAAATCCAATCTGCAAGAGATAATCTCAAATCCGCATCCATTGCTTTTGAGAGCAAAAAGAAAAAATATGAGGCAAATTTGATTACTTTCACCGAGTACTTACAAGCCCTTAGTATGAAATTTGATGCGGAATCCACCTTCAACCAAAGCATCAATAATTTTGAATTTCAAAAGGCAAATTATATTTTTTATAGTGGTCAAAAAATCAAGAACTATATCAACTAA
- a CDS encoding efflux RND transporter periplasmic adaptor subunit: MKKILIHLFCGLGLSFGVDVYAIFNIQAVQDSDLALDSSGIVGSLYVDVGSVVKKGDVLLKLVNDDKVAQASSTKQQYIFAKNQYLRYQKTGGAVDKNSMEQYYSNYKKLEADYNYSQTLIEKTILRASFDGVIAARYIQLGDGVGSTATKLFRLVSHDKKFVIEFDSKYIHQVKVGDVFYYSVDGSSDKKQVVITKIYPTIDINTRKVSAEAKADQKMIPGIFGDGFIRTK, translated from the coding sequence ATGAAAAAAATATTAATCCATCTCTTCTGTGGCCTGGGATTGTCTTTTGGCGTGGATGTTTATGCGATTTTTAACATCCAAGCAGTCCAGGACTCTGATCTCGCACTGGATAGCTCTGGGATTGTGGGTTCTTTGTATGTGGATGTGGGAAGCGTGGTCAAAAAGGGGGATGTGTTGCTAAAACTTGTCAATGATGACAAGGTAGCCCAGGCTTCTTCAACTAAGCAGCAATATATTTTTGCCAAAAATCAGTATCTGCGCTACCAAAAAACCGGTGGTGCGGTGGATAAGAATTCCATGGAGCAATACTATTCCAATTATAAAAAACTTGAGGCAGATTATAATTATTCCCAGACTTTGATTGAAAAAACCATTCTTAGGGCATCCTTTGATGGCGTCATTGCTGCGCGTTATATTCAGCTAGGAGATGGCGTGGGCTCTACTGCTACAAAATTATTTCGCCTTGTAAGTCATGACAAAAAATTTGTCATTGAATTTGACTCCAAATACATCCATCAGGTAAAAGTGGGGGATGTGTTTTATTATTCTGTTGATGGGAGCAGTGATAAAAAACAAGTGGTTATCACAAAAATCTACCCCACCATTGACATCAACACCAGAAAGGTGAGCGCAGAGGCTAAGGCAGATCAAAAAATGATCCCTGGAATCTTTGGCGATGGTTTCATAAGGACGAAGTAA
- a CDS encoding efflux RND transporter permease subunit codes for MYKFAIQRPITTLMFAIAVMFFGILGIKKIPVALFPNIDFPIIVISTTYPGGSPEIIESKVTDKVEEAVMGIDGVKKITSNSARNVSIVVVEFYLEKPVEQAMTDVIGKISSIKFDDSNIQQPSIRKFDTSGQAIISLFMSSKQKGPTEIMRHADLIVKPILQSILGVGGVQLNGYRERQIRIYADSTLMNKYGITYDNLFGMLGKENLEANGGRIESATKDFSITVDANSTSIKDIANIRIGKDNVRLSDVAVVEDGLQEETTYAAFNNEPGVIFEVMKVSGANELEVADGVYKALPKIQVASHGYEIVPFLDTTQYIRHSIKDVQFDLMLGGVLAVLIVFLFLRSVTITLVAAISLPISILGTFALIEMLGHTLNMMTMMALTLAIGIIIDDAIVVIENIHKKLELGMSKKQAAYEGVNEIAFAIIAISAMLLSVFVPIANMSGIIGKFFASFGVTVALAIVISYVVVITVIPMVSSLIVSSKQSRFYHFTEPFFNGMENFYLKILRLGLSHKLLFSALTFLIFGFSIYVAKGLGMEFMLKEDKSQFYVWLETSPGISIHEMKVRTLALQEAIAKHEEIEYTTLQVGYGSIQSIFKAKIYAKMKPIEERKISQFDMMKSITDELKKMPQAKGLNVFSSEVPVLGGGDSTPFQVTIYGMTQQAVDKSVAKLKKMLDEDPRFQGKITNYHTSTSDIQPEYKITVLRQNADKYGVRTQEIANVVSAAFSGVNQAAYFKQGGKEYKITMRVPDDERVSVDDIRKLQVMNSSGKLMFLDGLVEITRSQSPSLINRYGRQRSVTVYAAPLKNSGLSLGSMISIVQTNSKDWLEEGVNFAFSGESNNAAESAASFMTAIITAFILIYLILAALYESLLEPFIIMITMPLSFAGVFFSLKLAHQPFSMFSFMGLILLIGIVGKNATLLIDVANEYRKKFKAGVHEAIIFAGKSRLRPILMTTIAMVFGMLPLAVATGSGYAMKSPIGISMIGGLLISMFLSLLMVPILYVIVAPIDDKLKRFYQSEDGEGILQSVVKKIKPGKKEKEKQEEDKDSKKKKKKKDKKKD; via the coding sequence ATGTATAAATTTGCGATACAACGGCCCATCACCACGCTGATGTTTGCCATTGCGGTGATGTTTTTTGGGATTTTGGGGATCAAAAAAATCCCCGTGGCTTTGTTTCCCAATATCGATTTTCCTATCATCGTTATTTCTACGACCTATCCTGGAGGTAGCCCAGAGATCATTGAGAGCAAGGTGACAGACAAGGTCGAAGAAGCGGTAATGGGGATTGATGGCGTGAAAAAAATCACCTCCAATAGTGCGCGAAATGTGAGCATCGTGGTGGTGGAATTTTATTTAGAAAAGCCTGTAGAGCAAGCAATGACAGATGTCATTGGCAAGATTTCTTCCATAAAATTTGATGATTCTAACATCCAGCAGCCATCCATTCGAAAATTTGACACCAGTGGACAGGCGATTATCTCTCTTTTTATGAGCAGCAAGCAAAAGGGGCCAACAGAAATTATGAGGCATGCGGACTTGATTGTTAAGCCAATTTTGCAATCCATCTTAGGAGTGGGAGGCGTGCAGCTCAATGGTTATCGCGAGCGCCAGATTCGCATCTATGCAGACTCCACTTTGATGAATAAATATGGCATTACCTATGATAATTTGTTTGGCATGCTTGGGAAGGAAAATCTAGAAGCCAATGGTGGAAGGATTGAGAGTGCAACCAAGGATTTTAGTATCACTGTTGATGCCAATAGCACAAGTATCAAAGATATTGCCAACATCCGCATCGGCAAAGATAATGTCAGACTCAGTGATGTGGCCGTGGTGGAGGATGGACTCCAGGAGGAGACCACCTATGCGGCATTTAATAATGAACCAGGTGTGATTTTTGAGGTGATGAAGGTCTCTGGTGCCAATGAGCTAGAAGTCGCTGATGGAGTTTACAAGGCACTTCCAAAGATTCAAGTAGCCAGCCATGGATATGAGATTGTCCCCTTTTTGGATACCACACAATACATCCGACATTCCATCAAAGATGTCCAATTTGACCTCATGCTAGGGGGAGTGCTGGCAGTTTTGATTGTATTTTTGTTTTTGCGCAGCGTGACAATTACGCTAGTTGCTGCCATAAGTTTGCCCATTTCCATCCTAGGTACATTTGCATTGATTGAGATGCTGGGCCATACGCTTAATATGATGACGATGATGGCGCTGACTTTGGCTATTGGCATCATCATTGATGACGCCATTGTGGTGATTGAGAATATCCACAAAAAGCTAGAGCTTGGCATGAGTAAAAAACAAGCAGCCTATGAGGGTGTGAATGAAATTGCCTTTGCTATCATCGCGATTTCTGCGATGCTGCTCTCTGTGTTTGTTCCTATTGCCAACATGTCAGGGATCATTGGCAAATTTTTTGCAAGCTTTGGGGTTACTGTGGCACTTGCGATTGTGATCTCTTATGTGGTTGTTATCACTGTGATCCCAATGGTAAGTTCTTTGATTGTGAGCTCCAAGCAATCCAGATTCTATCACTTCACTGAGCCGTTCTTCAATGGCATGGAGAATTTTTATCTCAAGATTTTAAGGCTTGGGCTTTCTCATAAGCTGCTTTTTAGCGCCTTGACTTTTTTGATTTTTGGGTTTTCGATTTATGTTGCCAAGGGCCTTGGCATGGAATTCATGCTCAAAGAAGATAAATCACAATTTTATGTATGGCTAGAGACAAGTCCAGGAATCAGCATCCATGAGATGAAGGTGCGCACATTGGCTTTGCAAGAGGCAATCGCTAAGCATGAGGAGATTGAATATACCACTTTGCAGGTGGGTTATGGATCCATCCAAAGCATCTTTAAGGCTAAGATTTATGCCAAAATGAAACCCATTGAAGAGCGCAAGATTTCGCAGTTTGATATGATGAAATCCATCACAGATGAACTCAAAAAAATGCCACAGGCAAAGGGACTCAATGTCTTTAGCTCAGAAGTGCCTGTGCTAGGCGGTGGGGATAGTACACCCTTCCAGGTTACTATCTATGGTATGACGCAGCAGGCGGTGGATAAAAGTGTGGCAAAACTCAAAAAAATGCTTGATGAAGATCCGCGCTTCCAGGGCAAGATTACTAATTATCACACCAGCACTTCAGATATTCAGCCCGAATACAAAATCACGGTTCTGCGACAGAATGCTGATAAATACGGGGTTAGGACCCAGGAGATCGCAAATGTCGTGAGTGCGGCATTTTCTGGTGTCAACCAAGCAGCCTACTTCAAACAAGGTGGCAAGGAATACAAGATTACCATGCGTGTGCCTGATGATGAACGAGTCTCTGTAGATGACATTAGAAAGCTTCAGGTAATGAATTCCTCAGGGAAATTGATGTTTTTGGATGGGCTTGTAGAGATTACAAGATCCCAGTCCCCCTCGCTCATCAATCGCTATGGTCGCCAGCGCAGCGTGACTGTATATGCTGCTCCTTTGAAAAATTCTGGGCTTTCTTTGGGAAGCATGATTTCTATTGTGCAGACAAACTCCAAAGATTGGCTAGAAGAGGGTGTGAATTTCGCCTTTAGCGGGGAATCAAACAATGCAGCAGAATCTGCTGCTTCTTTCATGACAGCAATCATCACGGCATTTATTTTGATTTATTTGATTTTGGCTGCACTGTATGAGTCTTTGCTTGAGCCATTCATCATCATGATCACCATGCCCTTAAGCTTTGCTGGGGTGTTTTTCTCTCTCAAGCTTGCCCATCAGCCCTTCTCGATGTTTTCTTTCATGGGGCTTATTTTGCTCATTGGAATTGTGGGGAAAAATGCCACATTGCTCATTGATGTAGCAAATGAATATCGCAAGAAATTCAAGGCGGGTGTGCATGAGGCCATCATATTTGCCGGGAAGTCTCGTCTGCGCCCGATTTTGATGACTACCATTGCCATGGTTTTTGGTATGCTGCCTCTAGCCGTAGCCACGGGAAGTGGTTATGCCATGAAGTCTCCCATCGGCATTTCTATGATTGGCGGGTTGTTGATTTCGATGTTTTTGAGTTTGTTGATGGTGCCGATCTTGTATGTGATTGTCGCTCCCATTGATGATAAGCTCAAGCGTTTCTATCAGAGTGAAGATGGCGAGGGTATCTTGCAGTCCGTGGTCAAGAAAATCAAACCTGGCAAAAAAGAAAAAGAAAAGCAAGAAGAGGACAAGGATTCCAAAAAGAAAAAAAAGAAAAAGGATAAGAAAAAAGATTAA
- a CDS encoding outer membrane beta-barrel protein: MRLVLILLLACLGLRAYDRHNLFVGVGIGFIKDIIVPQSPQGKRRFSNRFIGAWNIQGGYEYKPLRIVGVRAYLQSVMGIAPSGLGTSITTQLSVNTDVLFNFFHQKEKAFGVYGGIGFGYTQKQELVVQNNGNNAKTAYGLFLFNVGLEAAIDDNNHVQLGVKIPAFTAPRRASPVPLDVMLSYNYSF, encoded by the coding sequence ATGAGACTAGTTTTGATTTTATTGCTTGCGTGCCTAGGGTTGCGCGCCTATGATCGCCATAATTTATTTGTGGGTGTTGGTATTGGATTCATCAAAGACATCATTGTCCCCCAAAGCCCCCAGGGCAAAAGGCGTTTTAGCAATCGCTTTATTGGGGCTTGGAATATCCAGGGAGGATATGAATACAAGCCCTTGCGCATCGTTGGAGTGCGTGCTTATTTACAATCTGTCATGGGCATCGCTCCCTCTGGTCTTGGCACCTCCATTACTACACAGCTAAGTGTAAACACTGATGTGTTGTTTAACTTCTTTCATCAAAAGGAAAAAGCCTTTGGCGTCTATGGGGGCATTGGTTTTGGATATACGCAAAAACAAGAACTCGTTGTGCAAAACAACGGCAATAATGCCAAGACTGCTTATGGCTTGTTTTTGTTTAATGTAGGGCTTGAGGCGGCTATTGATGACAATAATCATGTACAGCTTGGCGTGAAAATCCCCGCTTTCACAGCCCCAAGGAGAGCTTCCCCCGTCCCTTTGGATGTTATGCTTTCTTATAATTACAGCTTTTAG
- a CDS encoding HugZ family heme oxygenase, translated as MDFSMIIRHMNENHEADMVGLCKKFGAVSEVHSVAMKGVDFAGIDLIYNGKEELRIEFPQAATMETIKQAIIDLCMSVPKTLEFEEVKKEIEGFKKEFGSITLATIDNHGHPMASYAPLIQLNGHYYIYISATAEHYENIKNHPQKIEVMFLEDESKAKSVILRKRLRYKAHAKFIERGSAEFEHALDHLEKSMGGTGGVKTIRNFADFHLIELQLKSGRFVKGFGQAYLISDHGEVAHIGISGNPHGTIPHGHGGNPHGHGSHPHGHPHGK; from the coding sequence ATGGATTTTTCTATGATCATCAGACACATGAATGAAAATCATGAAGCGGACATGGTAGGGCTTTGCAAAAAATTTGGGGCTGTGAGTGAAGTCCATAGCGTAGCCATGAAGGGCGTGGATTTTGCTGGGATTGATCTTATCTATAATGGCAAAGAGGAGCTACGCATCGAATTTCCTCAGGCAGCAACCATGGAAACTATCAAGCAGGCAATCATTGATTTGTGTATGAGCGTCCCCAAGACTCTAGAATTTGAAGAAGTCAAAAAAGAAATTGAAGGCTTCAAAAAAGAATTTGGCTCCATTACACTTGCCACCATCGATAATCATGGTCATCCCATGGCCTCCTATGCGCCATTGATTCAACTAAATGGGCATTATTACATCTATATCAGTGCCACTGCAGAGCACTATGAAAACATCAAAAACCATCCTCAAAAAATCGAAGTAATGTTTTTGGAAGATGAGTCCAAGGCAAAATCTGTGATCCTGCGTAAGCGCTTGCGCTACAAAGCACATGCAAAATTCATCGAGCGAGGAAGTGCGGAATTTGAACATGCGCTTGATCATCTTGAGAAATCCATGGGAGGCACTGGAGGAGTCAAGACAATCCGAAATTTTGCAGATTTTCATTTGATTGAGTTGCAGCTAAAAAGCGGAAGATTTGTAAAAGGATTTGGCCAGGCCTATCTCATCTCAGATCATGGGGAGGTTGCACATATTGGCATCTCTGGCAATCCTCATGGCACTATTCCACACGGGCATGGCGGCAATCCCCACGGACATGGCAGTCATCCTCATGGTCACCCACATGGGAAATAA
- a CDS encoding carbon starvation CstA family protein: protein MMKKIFWILLALVGAWCFGILALHRGESISALYLVVAAVCIYVIAYRFYSAFIASRVLGLDDARQTPAVYKNDGRDFVPTNRFVLFGHHFAAIAGAGPLVGPILAAQMGYLPSMIWILVGGVLAGSVHDFVVLFASTRRGGKSLGEMIKEELGSGAGSIASLAIFGIMVIIIAILAMVVVKALAKSPWGLFSIFMTIPIAILMGVYMRYIRPGMVGEASVIGFVLLMLSLYFGHHVAADPTLASYFTFDEPTLAIMIICYGFVASVLPVWLLLAPRDYLSTFLKIGVILVMALAIVLVLPDLKMPAVTHFTDGSGPVFAGSLFPFLFITIACGAISGFHGLIASGTTPKMLAKESHARMVGYGSMLMESAVAIMALIAASILDPGVYFAINSPVAVLGSDVYSASSAIASLGFVVRPEDLLHLTRQIGEETLLSRTGGAPTFAVGLSLIMHKLIGGEAFMAFWYHFAILFEALFILTAVDAGTRTCRFMIQDMLGNLYKPLADTKSLPAGLFATLLCVLAWGYFLYQGAIDPQGGIFTLWPLFGVSNQMLALMALMLVLAILFKMKREKFAFIVALPAVFVFIATMSAGVQKVLPSNGERIHDKISHVATAQNLNKSLATMEDGRAKDRAKSRMINNIIDAVLCIFFMLTTCIVCLQSIRICLQCKSNNCKYPLREEGYGLGRVV from the coding sequence ATGATGAAAAAAATCTTTTGGATTTTGTTGGCATTGGTGGGGGCCTGGTGTTTTGGGATTCTGGCATTGCATCGGGGAGAAAGTATCTCAGCGCTCTATCTTGTGGTGGCAGCGGTTTGTATTTATGTCATTGCCTATCGTTTTTATAGTGCCTTTATTGCCTCTAGGGTATTAGGGCTAGATGATGCGCGCCAAACCCCTGCGGTTTACAAAAATGATGGCAGGGATTTTGTACCCACCAATCGCTTTGTGTTATTTGGACATCATTTTGCTGCGATTGCGGGCGCTGGGCCGCTTGTGGGCCCTATCTTGGCTGCACAGATGGGCTATTTGCCTTCCATGATTTGGATTTTGGTGGGGGGTGTACTGGCTGGGAGTGTGCATGATTTTGTCGTGTTGTTTGCCTCCACTCGCAGGGGAGGGAAATCGCTAGGAGAGATGATCAAAGAAGAGCTAGGCAGCGGGGCTGGTAGTATCGCATCTCTGGCCATTTTTGGCATTATGGTCATCATCATCGCGATTTTGGCAATGGTGGTGGTCAAGGCGCTAGCTAAGTCCCCTTGGGGGCTTTTTAGCATTTTTATGACCATTCCCATCGCGATTTTGATGGGTGTGTATATGCGCTACATCCGCCCTGGCATGGTAGGGGAGGCGAGCGTGATTGGCTTTGTTTTGTTGATGCTCTCTCTTTATTTTGGCCATCATGTCGCAGCAGATCCCACACTTGCTAGCTATTTCACTTTTGATGAGCCAACTTTAGCAATTATGATTATTTGTTATGGCTTTGTTGCTAGTGTCTTGCCAGTGTGGCTCTTGCTTGCCCCGCGTGATTATCTAAGCACATTTCTCAAAATCGGTGTGATTCTTGTCATGGCACTGGCCATTGTGCTTGTTCTGCCTGATCTGAAAATGCCAGCAGTGACGCATTTTACTGATGGCAGTGGGCCGGTATTTGCAGGGAGTCTTTTCCCCTTTTTGTTTATTACCATTGCTTGTGGGGCCATTAGCGGATTCCATGGACTCATTGCAAGTGGCACCACTCCCAAAATGCTTGCCAAAGAAAGTCATGCTAGGATGGTGGGCTATGGTTCCATGCTCATGGAATCCGCAGTGGCAATTATGGCTTTGATTGCTGCGAGCATCTTGGACCCTGGGGTTTATTTTGCCATCAACTCTCCTGTGGCAGTGCTTGGGAGCGATGTGTATAGTGCTAGCTCTGCGATTGCCTCTCTTGGCTTTGTGGTCAGGCCTGAGGATCTCTTGCATCTTACTAGGCAAATTGGCGAAGAGACACTGCTCTCTCGCACAGGAGGTGCACCGACTTTTGCTGTGGGATTGTCATTAATCATGCACAAGCTCATTGGGGGAGAGGCCTTCATGGCATTTTGGTATCATTTTGCCATTTTGTTTGAAGCGCTGTTCATTCTCACAGCTGTGGATGCGGGCACTAGGACCTGCCGCTTCATGATCCAGGATATGCTTGGTAATCTCTACAAACCCCTCGCAGATACCAAATCCCTGCCCGCGGGCCTTTTTGCCACATTGCTCTGTGTGCTTGCCTGGGGCTATTTCCTCTATCAGGGGGCCATCGATCCCCAGGGTGGGATTTTCACTCTGTGGCCATTATTTGGCGTGAGCAATCAAATGCTGGCACTGATGGCCTTGATGCTCGTGCTTGCAATTTTGTTCAAAATGAAAAGAGAGAAATTTGCCTTTATTGTGGCTTTGCCTGCAGTATTTGTTTTCATCGCTACTATGAGCGCGGGGGTGCAAAAGGTATTGCCCAGCAATGGCGAGAGAATTCATGATAAGATTAGTCATGTCGCCACTGCCCAAAATCTTAACAAATCCCTAGCCACCATGGAGGATGGCAGGGCCAAGGATCGCGCCAAATCCCGCATGATTAATAACATCATTGATGCAGTGCTTTGCATCTTTTTTATGCTCACTACTTGCATCGTGTGCTTGCAATCCATACGAATCTGCCTGCAATGCAAGAGCAATAATTGCAAATATCCACTTAGGGAGGAGGGCTATGGTCTTGGCAGGGTTGTATAG
- a CDS encoding YbdD/YjiX family protein translates to MVLAGLYRGLGHFVQLLVGMPSYEKYLEHHKKHHPHCTPLSRKEFFAQSQERRYGRDGAKKCC, encoded by the coding sequence ATGGTCTTGGCAGGGTTGTATAGAGGTTTGGGGCATTTTGTCCAACTGCTCGTTGGCATGCCCAGCTATGAAAAATATCTAGAACATCACAAAAAGCACCATCCCCATTGCACACCCCTAAGCAGGAAGGAATTCTTTGCTCAAAGTCAAGAGAGGCGCTATGGAAGAGATGGCGCAAAAAAATGCTGCTAA
- the ruvA gene encoding Holliday junction branch migration protein RuvA — translation MIFALKGKVFALEPAKLLLDVHDVIYEIHISFGSAEELQGKEEALVYISQIIREDAHLLFGFVTPMEKQIFDTLIKINGVGPKVALAILSTFSAQEFMAVIERKDIAALQKVPGVGTKSAGKIMVELSGAYVELLPKKDHTEHFQQAEMALENLGYKRAAIQKALKSIKASNVQDIIKEALKLL, via the coding sequence ATGATTTTTGCATTGAAGGGCAAGGTTTTTGCATTAGAACCCGCAAAATTATTGCTTGATGTGCATGATGTAATCTATGAAATCCATATTTCTTTTGGTAGCGCAGAGGAGCTGCAAGGCAAGGAGGAGGCCTTGGTGTATATCAGTCAAATCATCCGTGAGGATGCGCATTTGCTTTTTGGCTTTGTCACGCCAATGGAGAAGCAAATTTTTGACACCCTGATAAAAATCAATGGCGTAGGCCCAAAGGTCGCGCTCGCAATCCTTTCAACCTTCAGTGCACAGGAATTTATGGCAGTCATTGAGCGCAAAGACATCGCTGCACTCCAAAAGGTACCAGGAGTAGGCACAAAGAGCGCGGGTAAGATTATGGTAGAGCTATCTGGGGCATATGTCGAGCTCCTACCCAAAAAAGATCACACAGAGCATTTCCAGCAAGCAGAAATGGCCCTAGAAAACCTAGGTTATAAGAGGGCTGCGATCCAAAAAGCACTTAAAAGCATCAAGGCTAGCAATGTGCAAGACATCATCAAAGAGGCACTAAAACTTTTATAA